The DNA window GTTCTCGTTCTGGCGTCACGAGTCCCGGAAGGACCTCGCTGTGCCAGGGGGCCCGAAAGCCTCTACCAATACGAGAAAAAGAATGCACTACGGTAATTAGAGAGTGATTGGGAGAAGATTAGACTTTCAAAGAAATGTTTTTTCTATATCACCCATAGGCTCCGCTTATCAGTAACTATGGATTGTCTTATGGCAGCCATAGCCAGCAAGTCTTAAGCCATTATGCCCCAAGCAGGTCGTAGAGCGATACAAACCGAGCTAGTTAAGCTCAATGTCGCCGGAGCCGGTATGCAGGTCCAGCAAGACGCCGCCATTTCCTACTTTGCCCTGAATGTGTTTGCGCGAGAGCTGGCCTTGCATGGTGACCGGCCGCTTGATGTCCAGCGTGCCCGAAGTCGTCCTGGCGTCCAGGTTAAAGTTGGCCTGGGAAGGAACGTGCAATTTGATATTGCCCGAACCCGCGCCCAGCCGCCAGTCATGGGTGGGTTCGCCTTCGGCATGGATGTCACCGCTGCCGGTGTCGGCGCGCAGGCCGCCTTTCAAGCCGTACAGCTTGATGTTGCCTGAGCCCGCTGCCGCCCGCACGTCGCCCGCCGAGACCTGGTGCATTTCAATGTTGCCGCTACCGGAGTTGGCCACAATTTCCCCGGCCACGCCTTCCGCGCGAATGTTGCCGCTGCCGGTCTGGGCGGAAAGAGCTCCCTTGATGGAGTTGATCTTCAAGTCTCCGGAACCGGACTCAATGCGCGCGCTGCTGCCGACGTTGTCCACCGTGATGTTTCCGGAGCCGGTTTTTGCCGTGAGCGAAAGCTGCACACCGCTGATCCACTGATCGCCTGATCCGGTGCGCGAAGTCAGCTTGGTCTGGGCCGGCACGGTGAGTTCGTAATCAATGGAGACGTTGCGCGTCAGTTCGTGGTCCTCGATCCGCCCAATGTGGATGATGCTCCCCTGCTGCTCCACCGGAGGGTTCTGTTCAATCTTGCGGATCTTGTCTTCAATATTGCCGCCGCCGAAGAGCCAGGAACTGGAGTTGCTGCCGTGGAGTTTGGCCCTGACCTCCACCGTGCTGCCGTTGCCGGTTCGCACGGTGATGTTGCCCGATCCGGTGGTGACCTCCAGGGTCACTTCGCCGGAAACCTGCAGCGTGCGCTCAAAGTGGCCGGTCGCGGCCGCGTGGGCGGGAATGGCGCTCATCGCCAGACCCAGAAGCGCCAGGACCAAGTAAGGGGCAAAGCTGATTTTCGTCGTCTTCATATTCCCTCCGTGCAAGCCTGTTTTGAGATCTTACTGCAGGATCACCTGCGCTCCTTCTTTCAACCCGGAGAGCAGTTCTGTCTTGGAGCCGTTGGAGATGCCCACCGCGACGTCCACTTTTTTCCTGCCATCTTTCTTGGCTGGGTCCGGCACTTCCACGGACGCTTTGCGGTCTTTGTCATAGATGAGCGCGGCCTCCGGGACCATCAGCACGCCTTTGTGCTCTTCCAGAATGATCTCCGCGTTGGCCGTCATCTGCGATTTCAGTTCGCCCTTGGAGTTGTCAATGGAGACGCGCACTTCAAACGTGGTTACGTTGTCTTTTTCCACGCCCATGGGTGAGATCTTGGTGACTTTGCCGGAGAACGTGCGGTCTTTGTAGGACTCCACTTTGATCCGCGCCGGCTGGTTGAGAAATACCTTGCCGATGTCGCTCTCATCCACTTTGCCCTTCACGTAAACTTCGCGCGTGTCGCCCAGAGTCATCACCAGCGTGGCGGAAGAGCCCAGGACCAGAATCGAACTGACCGCGCTACCCACTTCCACGTCACGCGAGAGGACCACGCCGTCAATGGGCGAGACGATGGTGGAGTTTCGATACTCTTCTTCCTTCTCCGCCAACTGCGCCCGGGATTGCGCCACCTGCGCCTGCATCTGCCGCACCTTGGCCGCGGCGGAAATCACGTTGGCTTTGCCTAGATGCTGCTTGTTCACCGCCAGTTCGTAGTTCCTCTGAGCGTCATCCAGGGCGGAAGGGGAAACTACGCCGTCTTTAGCCATGGTCTGTGCGCGTTCGTAGGCACGCTTGAGCGTGGGAACGTCAGGGCCTTCCGCGTCCACCTTGGCGCGGTCCAGGTCGGCTTCAGCAGCGTGCGCGGCGGCTTCCGCGGCTTCCAGCGAGGCTTTGATTTGGTTTACCTGCGCCAGAATCTGCTGCTTATCAAGCTCCGCCAGCACCTGGCCTTTTTTGACCGGCTCGCCATACTCCACCAGGAGCTTTTCTACAATCCCGCTGGCCTTGGATTTGAGCTCAACCTTGGTGATGGGCTCAATCTTGCCGGTGGCCACTACGTTCTTGGCCAGGTCGCCCTTTTCCACTTTCGCCAGCTTGGATGCGTCAATCTTGGTGCCGCCGCGGCTGGCGGCGACGAAGATGAATGTGCCCAGAACAATGATGCCGATGCCACCGCAGATATAAAGACGACGCCTGCTCTTTTTCTTGCCATTGCCGTTTGCCACAGAAAAACCCCCTGATCGGTTGGCTCTCAGATAGTGAATACGCCGGGTAAAGGAGACTGGTTCCAGGAAAGGCCGACAAAATTGGCCTTAGAACACCCGTTAGACGTCCGGACAACCAAAAGGACAGCAGATGCTGAAGAAAACACTGGACTTCCGGGCGTCCAGGAGCACGGCCCGGCAGTGTATGATTTTACTTCTATGGTCACCCTGGTGCTGCTGAGGATCATACTGGTGGTCCTGCTGGTGGCAGCCAACGCCTTCTTTGTCGCGGCTGAGTTCGCCATGCTCAGCGTCCGCGATACCCGCATCCATCAACTGATTGAGATGCGCCGCCTGGGCGCCCGCGCTGTGCAGAAAATCCAGCAACATCTGGACGAGTTCCTCCCCGCCGTGCAGTTTGGCGTTACGCTGTGCAGTCTTGGACTGGGCTGGGCCGGCGAGGGCACCTTGGCCGCCATCATCCAACCCTGGCTGGGCGCCGTGCCTTACGCCAAGTATTACGCTCATGGCATCGCCGCGGCCCTGGCCTTTGCCGTCATCACCTACTTTCTGGTCATTCTGGGCGAACTGGTGCCCAAATCGCTGGCCCTGGAACGCGCCGAGCGTATGGCGCTGGCCGTAGCCGGTCCCATGGAAGTCTTCATCACCGCGGCGCGCCCCTTCCTGGTGCTGATGAACAAGTCCGCCAATCTGGTGCTGCGCGGATTTGGATCGCGGCTGCGTCGCGATGGCGGCGCCCACTCGGCCGACGAGCTCAAGCTGATCGTCACCGCCAGCCGGCGTTTGGGACTGCTGCCGGAAAGCGAAGAAGAGATGATCCACCACGCGCTGGATCTGGGCAGCCTGGCGGTGCGCGAAGTCATGGTGCCTCGCCACAATATTTTTTCCCTTCCCGCGGACATGCCCCTGGAAGAGGCCATGACCAAAGTGGTGGAAGAACAGCATTCCCGCGTGCCCGTGTTTGATCCGGAGAAAGGCACGGAAAACATTATTGGGCTGCTGTACTCCAAAGACCTTTCCCGCTTCATGCTTATGCGCCTGGCCGCCGGCTTGACCTTCAGCCAGAAGCCGTCAGGATTGAAAGTCCGCAACATCATGCGCGAAGTCCTGTTTGTTCCCGAAGCCAAGACGGTGGCCGACCTGCTGGAAGAATTTCAATCGCGCAAACGCCATCTGGCAATTGTGGTGGACGAGTTCGGCTCCACGACCGGCCTGGTCAGCGTGGAAGACGTGCTGGAACAACTGGTGGGCGAGCTGGAAGACGAATTCGACGTGGCCCAGCGTCCCGCGGTGTCTTTGGCGTCCGGGGCGGTGGTGCTGGAGGGCTCGTCGAAAATCCGCGACCTGGAAGTGCAATACGACATCGTTTTGCCGCGCGACCAGGGCTTTGAGACCCTGGCCGGCTTTGTCATGGCCCAGCTGGGCCGCATCCCCAAAGGCGGCGAGACCCTGGAGTTCGCCGGACGCCGTTTTACCATCTTGCAGATGGAAGGCCGCCGCATCGGACACGTGAAGATTGAGAGCGCGCACCAGTTGGAATCGGCAAGCTGATGCTCTTATTTTACATCCCGAGCGGAGCGAGGGATCCCTATGTTCTCGTGAACGCGGGGCAAGTATTTAAGTCGCAGCAACACATCCACCAACGGTGGAGGTACGAAAAGAGTTAGCCCAAGCGTTCCGCTACGTTTCCGATGTCGCGCGATGTCGGCGATCACGCGCGATCACGGCGATCTCTCACCCGGTTCTCCTGATTTCCTTAATGCCAACTTGAAGCCGCCGGCGCAGCAGCGCTCGCAGAGTTGCGCCGTCTGCGTATCCCACGCGAGCGGCAACTTCGTCCACGGTCGCGCTGCCCGTCTTCAAGAGATGCACCGCATGCTCCACCCGCAAGCTCTGGAAATAAGAGAGCGGCGACTTTCCCAGCACGCTCTGCATGTGGCGCGCGAGTGTTCGCTTGCTGGATCCAGTGGCTTTGGCCGCGTCATCCAGCGAAAACCCCTTGCTCAATCTGGCGCGGGCCCAAGCTTCGAAGCGTTGGACCAAGGGATCTGCGTGGACCAGGTGATCGGTCAGTGAATAAGCGGACTGCGACGGGCGGGAATCGACGATGAGATATTTCGCGGTGAGAGAAGCCAGCTGCGGACTCACTCCCCGAATCAGCCATAGAGCAAGATCCATATGGCTCAGCGCCGCCCCGGCAGTCACAAAGCGGTCTGATTTTACGATCATGTTCGATTCCTCCAGCAACACGTTCGGGTATCGCTTGCGAAACAGCGGCGCCAGCCACCAGGTTGTGGTCGCGCGCTGATGATCGAGCAGACCGGACTCCGCCATGACAAAGGTCCCGATGCATGCGGCCGTCATGGTTGCGCCGCGGCGGGACCACCGTTGCAGCGCAGCGCCGGCAGCCCGGATGTCCGGCCGGGCAAGCGCATTTTCCAAGGGACCGGGCATCTTGAATCCAATCGCGGGGACCACGACGCAGTCAGGCGTCCGCGCGTCAATGGCGCTAACGGGAACGCTGAGGCCTTGCGATGTTTTAATGGCCTTGCGCACCCCCACAATTTTCAGATCAAATCGTGGCACAGCAAGACCGGCGACCTCAATCAATTCGTTTGCGGTCTGGAATGCGTCGAGTACCGCCGAGAGGCCCAAATCAAAGACGCCATCGAGTACAAGCACGTTGATTCGCATGGCAATAATGATATCAAAGATGGCATTCTTGCCTCTAGCATAAAAACGCCCCGGTACGTAGTCTCGCACCAGGCCGACATTTCGGCTAAGGAGAATTGAAAATGATTAAGATTGGATTGTTTGTACGCCTTGAAGCGAAACCCGGAAAGGAAAAAGAGGTTGCCGCCTTCCTGAACCAAGGTCTTCAAATGGCAAATCAGGAAGCGACCACTCCGCTGTGGTTCGCGCTGCGCCTGGGCCCATCCACCTTCGGCGTATTCGATGCGTTTGCCGATGAATCAGGAAGGCAAGCCCACCTCAACGGGCCCATTGCCAAGGCACTCTTTGCCATCGCCCCGGAGCTGTTGGCCGTGCCGCCTTCCATCGAGAAGCATGAGATTCTGGGAGCCAAGCTTCCGCAGGAGGTGGCCGTCGGCTAAAAGTGTTGTTGCTGCCAGGGCGGCTCCAGGCCGCCCCGACAACACACAATCGGCCGCTGTACGACTGCACCGGTTCGTTGACGGGAGACTCATGCGATAACATGTTTCCCGGCCACCATGCTCCGCTACATCGCAACCCGGCTGCTGTACACCATCCCCGTGCTGTGGCTGGTGGTCTCCGTCGTGTTCCTGCTGATCCACTTGGTGCCCGGCGATCCCATCCAGCAGATGCTGGGCGAGGGCGCGTCCGCCGCGGACATGCAGGCCGCTCGCCATGCCTACGGGCTGGACGTCCCCGTGGGACAGCAATACCTCAATTACTGGAAGGGCGTGCTGCACGGCGACCTGGGACGCTCCCTGCGCTTTGACCAGCCGGTGGCGCGCATGGTGGCGCAACGCTATCCGCAGACGCTGCAGTTGACCGTGGCCGCGATGCTGGTTGCTCTGCTGATTTCCATTCCTGCCGGCGTGCGTTCGGCGCGGCGCCGCAACCGCTGGGACGACCGCGCGCTCAGCTTCGTCAGCCTGCTGGGCCTGTCCTTCCCCAATTTCGCGCTGGGGCCAATTTTGATTTTATTTTTCTCGATTCAACTGGGCTGGCTGCCGGTCTCCGGCTCCGGCACGCTGGCGCATCTCGTTCTTCCGGCGGTGACCATGGGCGCGTCGCTGGCGGCGATCCTCACGCGCATGGTCCGCACCGCGATGCTTGAAGAGCTGAGCCAGGATTACATCCGCACTGCACGCGCCAAGGGCCTTTCCGAGCGCGCCGTGGTCTACAAACACGCGCTGCGCAACGCGCTGGTGCCGGTGCTGACGGTGGTGGGCTTGCAGTTTGGGGCATTACTCGCAGGAGCAATCGTTACCGAAACCATCTTCTCCTGGCCCGGCATCGGACGGCTGACCATCACGGCCATCGGCAACCGCGATTACTACCTGGTGCAAGGCTGCATCCTGATGATCGGCCTGACTTACCTGGCGGTGAACTTCATGACCGATTTCTTTTATTCGTTGGCGAACCCGAGGATCAGGCAGTAGCTTTTTCTTTATCCCGAGCGTTCTTGCTTGAGGGCCACTGGCCCGAAACCCTGAGCGTAGCCGAAGGGGAGGGATCCCTATATGCATAAATGATGCGTCATCCCGAGTAGCGACGAGGGACCTTGCGATTGAGGCTCCAAATTGACCTGACTTCAACACAAGGTCCCTCACCCCTATTCGGGCGCTGACGACGGCGCGCCCTCATCCACGGGGTTCGGGATGACGGCGTGGTCTTAAGCAATCAGGATAACTTCGGCGGTAAGCGAGCCACTCACAATCTCCATCCTCCCCACACTCACCTCCAGCTTGAACCTTCGCGGCCCCGCGCTGCCCGGATTGAAATACAGCACGCTGTCTTTGACTTCCTGCTTGGGCTGGTGGGAGTGGCCGCTGATCACCGCAGCGAAGCCGGCGGCTTTCGGATTCAGGTCGAGCGAGTTGACGTCATGCAGGATGTAGATCACCACTCCGCCCAGTTCGACGACTTCCGTCTCGGCAAAGCGCCGCGCCCAGGGTTGCGTATCCACGTTGCCGCGGATGGCCGTGACCGGCGCAATTTTCTCTAGCGCAGGAACAATTGCCGGATCGCCGATGTCGCCTGCGTGAATGATGTGCTCCGATCCGCGCAGAAGCTCCACGGCTTCCGGCCGCAGGAGCCCGTGCGTGTCAGAGATAACGCCGATGAGCATGAGGAGAACTTGTGAGTTTCAAGTGTGCCGCCTAAAGGGGCTCTGCTTTCGTTGAGAACGCTTACCCAGGCCTGACGGCCTGGGCTACCATTATGTCGCGCCTGAAGGCGCTCGCAGCGCCGCAAAAGATGCACTTTGCTCGCTACAGACAACCCACCAGATAGGTTTCCTCCGTGTCTCCGTGCCTCCGTGGTGAGATTTAGGCCAATTGCCAATGACTAATTGCCAATTGCTGCTACAGCCCCGCTTCAATCCTCGATCTTGGGTCCATGTAGTCGCGCAGGGCGTCGCCGATGAAGTTAAACGACAGCACAGCCAGCATCACGGCGGCGGCAGGGAAGAGCACCAGGTGCGGCGCGTCGAACAGGTGCGCGCGGCCGTCATTCAACATGGAGCCCCAACTTGCCGTGGGTGGGGGAACGCCCAGGCCGAGAAAACTCATCGTCGCTTCCGCCAGCACCGCGCCGGCCATGCCGATGGCCGCCTGCACAATCACCGGCTGGATCACGTTGGGCAGGATATGGCGGGTGACGATGCGCCAGTCGCTGGCGCCCAGCGCCCGCGCGGCTTCCACGAACTCGCGTTCTTTCATCGCCAGCACTTGGCCGCGGACCAGGCGCGCGTAGCCCACCCATCCGCCGATACACAAAGCCAGAATCAGGTTGAAGATGCCCGGCCCCAGGAACGCTACAAAGGCGATGGCCAAAAGAATTCCTGGAAAAGAGAGAAAGGCATTCATCAGCACGACGTTGAAAAACTTGTCGGCAAATCCGCCGTAGTATCCGGCGATGGAACCGATGATCAGCCCCAGCAGGAGCGATCCTGCCACCACGCTGCTGCCGACGAGCATGGAGATGCGCGCGCCGTAGATTACGCGGGAGAAGATGTCGCGGCCCAGTTCGTCGGTGCCGAACCAGTGCGCCGCGTTCGGTGGTTGCAGACGCGACGGCAGATCAATGTTGCTGGGGTCCTGCGGGGCGATCCACGGACCAAAGATCGCCAGCACCACAAACAGCGCCACCAGCACCATGCCGGCTCCGGCCAGCTTGTTGTGCCGTCCGAGCGAGGTTGCGGTGGTCCAGGTGGATGTGGCGGCCATGGAAAACCAGTTAACCACAAAGGACACAAAGGTTCACAAAGAAATAGGCGAACCAGAGACCTTCGTGCTCCTTCGTGTCCTTTGTGGTTTGAGTTCTTATTTCGCGACGGCTTGTCGCACGACTCTCTTCAGCGTCTTCACGAACACTTCATTCTGTTCCGGCGTACCTACGGTGACGCGGATGCCGTTGCGGATGCCCCATGGCACCAGTGAACGCACGATCACGCCTTCGGCCTGCATGCGTTTGGCGAAGGCGTTGGCGTCCTCATCAATTTCAAAATAGATGAAGTTGGCGCTGGTGGGGACGGCGCGCAGCCCCAGTTCGGCAAAGTACGGCATGAGCCATGCGGCGCCCTCGGCGTTGTTTTCCACCGTCTTGCGGATGTGGGCTTCATCGCGAATGGCGGCCAGCCCGGCGGCCTCGGCCACCACGGAAACAGAAAACGAACTGCGCACGCGTGCGAAGTATTGCAGCAGTTCCGGATTGCCGCAACCGTATCCCAAGCGAAGCCCGGCCAGTCCGTGGGCTTTGGAGAACGTTCGCAAAACTAGAACGTTGGCGCGCCCGGCGCGGACGTAATCCAGCGATCGCGTGTAGGTGATGCCGCGCTGTGCGGCGAAGTAGCTGGCAAAGTCGTAATACGCTTCGTCCATGACGACCAGCACGTGGTCGGGCATGCGGCGCAGGAAGTTTTCCGTGGCGTCCGCGTCAAACATCGTCCCTGTGGGATTGTTGGGGTTGGCCAGGATGACCACGCGCGTCTGGTCGTTGATGGCCGCGGCGATGGCATCCAGATCGTAAGCGTCATGGCGCAAGGGAGTGGTGATCAGCTCAGCGCCGGCGGCGCGGGTCACAATCGGGTAGCTGATGAATGACCGCTCGCTGGTAATGCAGTTCAGCCCCGGCGCCAGCAGCGTGCGCGCCAGAATGTCCAGCAGGCCGAGCGAGCCATCAGCCAGGAATATCTGCTCCTGCGCCAGTTGATGGCGGCGCGCCAGCTCCATGCGCAAGTCCGTTGCGTCATTATCAGGATAGAGGTTGACCAGCGGCGCGGCTTCGCGGATGGCGGCAATCGCCAGCGGCGAAGGTCCAAAAGGATTTTCATTGGAGGCCAGCTTGATCATGGCCACGCCCGACTCGCGCTGCGCCTGGCGAAGCGCTTTGCCCGGCACGTAACCGGTGAGGGAACGTATGTGAGGCGAGACGAGATCGAGAACTGTCTTCTTCATTCCATGAGAAGTGTTACAGAGTTTTGTATCACGAATGCTACGGGCTTAGCTATCCCAGGTGGAAGTTAGCGCGACTTTCGCGGATGTTTGCCTGCGTGGCCAGGCCCGGAACTGGGGCCCGGGCCGGCGCCGGGACGACGCCCGGCATTCTGGCGAGGCCCAGCATTCTGTCGAGGGCCCGCACCCTGGCGCGGTCCGGCGCCCTGCCGCGGACCGGTGCCTTGCCGCGGACCGCTGCTTTGCCGAGGTCCCGTACCCTGTCGCGGCCCACTGCCTGGCCGCGGCCCACTGCCTTGGCGAGAGCCTGGGCGTTGATGAGGTCCTTGACGAGTTCCAAAGGCCGGACGAGATCCCGCGTTTTGCCGAGGTCCGATGTTTGGGCGAAGTCCCGTGCTTTGCTGAGGTCCTTTGCTTGGGCGAAGTCCAGCGCCTTGCCGAACGTCCGCGCTTTGCCGAGGCCCAGTGCTCGGACCAGGGCCGATGCCTTGACGAGGCCCGGTGCTCGGACGAACGCCCGTGCCTTGATGCGTTCCAATGCTCGGACGCGCGCCAGTGTCTTGGCGACGTCCAGCGCTCTGACGTGGCCCAGTGCTTTGCCGACGGCCAGTGCTCTTGCGCTGCCCGCTGCCCGGAGGCAGCCAGCGCTGCTTCCGTTCCAGGCGCTGCGGTTCTTTGGGTAACTGCTTTTCGCCGGGCCGGCGCAGCGTGGCGATCTCGCGCAGCGTGAGTTCGCGATACGCGCCGGGCTCCACGTCCAAGGTGAGCGCGCCGTAGCGTATGCGTTTGATCTTTTCCACGTGGTGGCCAATTTCTTCAAACATCCGGCGAATCTGGCGGTTTTTGCCTTCAATCAGCGTGACTTCATACCACGGGTTGTTGCCTTCCCGGGTCAGTTGCACATGGGCCGGCGCGGTGCGCTCCGCGTGCATGGAGCGGTAGCCGGGCTTAGGGCTCAGCTTGAGGCCGCGCCGCAGTTTTTCAACGTCGTCCGCTTTGGGCTGGCCGGAGACCTTGACCAGATAGGTTTTCGCCACGTGCGACGCGGCGCTCATGAGATGGTTCGCCAGCGCTCCGTCATTGGTCATCAGCAGCAGGCCTTCGCTCAGGTAGTCCAGCCGGCCGACGGGATATATGCGCGCTCCCGCTTGCTTCACCAGGTCCATCACCGTGGGGCGGCCCTCAGGATCAGAGACGGTGGTCACGTAGCCCTTGGGTTTGTTCAGCAGAAGATAGACATGGCGTTCCGCGCCGTGGAGCAATTTGCCGTCAACTTTGATGTGGTCGGTTGCCAGGTCAGCCTTGCTGCCGAGCGCAGTGACCACCTGCCCGTTCACGGTGACGCGTCCCTGGGTGATCAACTCTTCGGCGTGGCGGCGCGAGGCGATCCCCGCCGCGGCAATGATTTTCTGCAATCGCTCAGCGGGCACTCAGCCTCCGGTACTTTCTGATGCCACCTCGCCGGCGACTTGTTCATCGGTCTCGGTGTGGCGTGGGTCGGAAGAAACCGTGGGTTCGGTCACGTTCTGCGGGACCTCGGCCCGGTCCTCCGCCATTTGTTCCACGCCGGAGTCAGGCATGCCGGTAGCGTCGGCGATGGCTGCATCGCGCGCGAACATTTCGTCCTGCAGCTCTCCGGCAGCCAGCTTTTCAAACTCTTCCAGGCTGGGCAACTCGCTCAGGTCTTTGAGGCCAAAGCGCAAAAGAAAATCCTTGCTGGTTTTGTACAGCATGGGGCGGCCGACCACGGCCTTGCGGCCGGCGGTGGTGATCAGCTTGCGCTCCAGCAGCGTGCCGATGACGCCGCTGGCGTCCACGCCGCGAATGTCGCCGATCTCCGGCACCGTCACCGGCTGCTTGTAGGCGATCACCGCCAGGGTCTCCAGCGCCTGCAATGACAAGCGGATCGGCGGCTTCAAGCTCTTGGAAAACGCCCGCACCACATCATGATGCTCCGGCTTGGTGGACATGCGATATCCGCCGGCTACCTCGCGCACTTCAATCCCGCGGTCTTCTGCCTGGTAGCTGGCGATCAACTCTTCCAGGTACGGCTTGAGCAGGGCGCGCAGCTCGGCTTTCTCAGTTCTTTCTTTTTTGTCTTTGCCCGGCTTGCTTTGACCCGGCTTAGTTTGGCTCGGCTGGTCTTTTCCTGCGGAGTGCTCTTCGAAAGTAGCCGCAGCATCTTCCTCTTCGACGGCGCCCAGATGGTCGTCCGCCTGTGCAGGATGAGGCTCCATGGGCGAATACTCCGGCGCGGGCGCGGTCTTCAGCGCCAGCAGGTCGTCGCGCAACAGGGCGACCATCTGGTCCAGCGTGATGGGCTCTTCCGCTGCGTAGATCAGTGCTTCGAGTTGGGCTTTGATGGACATGGGAAATCAGCACTTAGTAATTAGCAATTGGCAATTAGCTTGTGCGCCTTTGGCCACCACTATCCTCTGTTCTCTTTGAAATGGCCTGGCTAATTGCCAGTTGCTAATTGCTATTTGCTATTTGCCCTACCTCCAATCATCTCTCACCGCGACGCCTTCTCCCATGATGGTGTCAAACAGGGGATGCTTTTTCAGCAGGATGTCGCCGAACGTCCGCTCCTGCCGCAGCAGCACCGCCTGTAGCCGCACCAGTTCCAGCAGCGCCAGAAACGATGAGATGAGCGCATTTCGCGACGAGATGTGCTGCAGCAGTCGCTTCAAGCGGATGGGCCGATCTTCCATCAGCAGGCGGCGGCGAAAGTATTCGATCATCTGGCCAACGGTGACGGTATCTTCGTCCACGCTCAGGACCGGGCGGTTGCGGGCGCGTTCCAGAATCTCCTGGAACGTGCGCACCAAGTCCACCACGTCGGCCGCGAGTTCCGGTTCGGTGCCTTCCGCGTCGCGGAATTCCTTGAGCGACGGGTTGCTCACCACGGCGTCTTCAATTTGCTGCTTCTGCATCAGCATCTGCGCGGCATTCTTGAACTTCTCATGCTCCAGCAGCCGGGACACCAGTTCGTCGCGCGGGTCTTCCAGTTGGCCTTCCGCCAGTTCGGGGTCGCGCGGCAGCAGCATCTTGCTCTTGATGTGAATCAGCAGCGACGCCATGTAGATGAACTCAGCGGCCACGTCCACGTCCAGGTGCTTCAGGTTCTCCACGTATCCCAGGTACTGGGCCGTGATCTTGGCGATGGGGATATCGTAGATATCAATGTCCTGCTTGCGGATCAGGTCCAGCAACAGGTCCAGCGGCCCATCGTAAATCTGGCCCACGGTGACGGCGAAAGGGAACTCGCTGGTCTGGGGACGGGCGGATTGGGTAGATTCTGCCATTTGGTAATTGGGTAATTTCGTAATTTGGTAATTGCCGGAACACGACAATCGCGTAGGTTCCTCGGGATTTCGGCGAAACAAATTACCCGATTACCAAATTACTCAATTACAAAATCTGGTTACTCAATTCTAAATGCTTTCCGCGCCCAGACGAACGTCCGGCCTGTGGATTACGTGGCTTTTTTCTGCTTGCACTGCGGCGGCTATTGCAGCGAACTCAAGTCCCCTTCGTACTGTTGAATGGCGACGTCGCCCTGGCTGGTGGATAGCAGCACGCCGCCGGCGGACTTCGTCAGCTCGATGACCACTTTGCCGTCGTCGCGGGGGAATTGCTTCCAATGTTCCTGCACAAGTTTGGGAGGCAGGATATAGTCGTGCAGATAGCGGTCAGCGTCCTGGGCCAGCAAGGCCAGCACGTTCAGCGAGC is part of the Terriglobia bacterium genome and encodes:
- a CDS encoding ABC transporter permease produces the protein MAATSTWTTATSLGRHNKLAGAGMVLVALFVVLAIFGPWIAPQDPSNIDLPSRLQPPNAAHWFGTDELGRDIFSRVIYGARISMLVGSSVVAGSLLLGLIIGSIAGYYGGFADKFFNVVLMNAFLSFPGILLAIAFVAFLGPGIFNLILALCIGGWVGYARLVRGQVLAMKEREFVEAARALGASDWRIVTRHILPNVIQPVIVQAAIGMAGAVLAEATMSFLGLGVPPPTASWGSMLNDGRAHLFDAPHLVLFPAAAVMLAVLSFNFIGDALRDYMDPRSRIEAGL
- the hisC gene encoding histidinol-phosphate transaminase is translated as MKKTVLDLVSPHIRSLTGYVPGKALRQAQRESGVAMIKLASNENPFGPSPLAIAAIREAAPLVNLYPDNDATDLRMELARRHQLAQEQIFLADGSLGLLDILARTLLAPGLNCITSERSFISYPIVTRAAGAELITTPLRHDAYDLDAIAAAINDQTRVVILANPNNPTGTMFDADATENFLRRMPDHVLVVMDEAYYDFASYFAAQRGITYTRSLDYVRAGRANVLVLRTFSKAHGLAGLRLGYGCGNPELLQYFARVRSSFSVSVVAEAAGLAAIRDEAHIRKTVENNAEGAAWLMPYFAELGLRAVPTSANFIYFEIDEDANAFAKRMQAEGVIVRSLVPWGIRNGIRVTVGTPEQNEVFVKTLKRVVRQAVAK
- a CDS encoding pseudouridine synthase, translated to MPAERLQKIIAAAGIASRRHAEELITQGRVTVNGQVVTALGSKADLATDHIKVDGKLLHGAERHVYLLLNKPKGYVTTVSDPEGRPTVMDLVKQAGARIYPVGRLDYLSEGLLLMTNDGALANHLMSAASHVAKTYLVKVSGQPKADDVEKLRRGLKLSPKPGYRSMHAERTAPAHVQLTREGNNPWYEVTLIEGKNRQIRRMFEEIGHHVEKIKRIRYGALTLDVEPGAYRELTLREIATLRRPGEKQLPKEPQRLERKQRWLPPGSGQRKSTGRRQSTGPRQSAGRRQDTGARPSIGTHQGTGVRPSTGPRQGIGPGPSTGPRQSADVRQGAGLRPSKGPQQSTGLRPNIGPRQNAGSRPAFGTRQGPHQRPGSRQGSGPRPGSGPRQGTGPRQSSGPRQGTGPRQGAGPRQGAGPRQNAGPRQNAGRRPGAGPGPSSGPGHAGKHPRKSR
- the scpB gene encoding SMC-Scp complex subunit ScpB, which translates into the protein MSIKAQLEALIYAAEEPITLDQMVALLRDDLLALKTAPAPEYSPMEPHPAQADDHLGAVEEEDAAATFEEHSAGKDQPSQTKPGQSKPGKDKKERTEKAELRALLKPYLEELIASYQAEDRGIEVREVAGGYRMSTKPEHHDVVRAFSKSLKPPIRLSLQALETLAVIAYKQPVTVPEIGDIRGVDASGVIGTLLERKLITTAGRKAVVGRPMLYKTSKDFLLRFGLKDLSELPSLEEFEKLAAGELQDEMFARDAAIADATGMPDSGVEQMAEDRAEVPQNVTEPTVSSDPRHTETDEQVAGEVASESTGG
- a CDS encoding segregation/condensation protein A — protein: MAESTQSARPQTSEFPFAVTVGQIYDGPLDLLLDLIRKQDIDIYDIPIAKITAQYLGYVENLKHLDVDVAAEFIYMASLLIHIKSKMLLPRDPELAEGQLEDPRDELVSRLLEHEKFKNAAQMLMQKQQIEDAVVSNPSLKEFRDAEGTEPELAADVVDLVRTFQEILERARNRPVLSVDEDTVTVGQMIEYFRRRLLMEDRPIRLKRLLQHISSRNALISSFLALLELVRLQAVLLRQERTFGDILLKKHPLFDTIMGEGVAVRDDWR